From one Triticum aestivum cultivar Chinese Spring chromosome 4B, IWGSC CS RefSeq v2.1, whole genome shotgun sequence genomic stretch:
- the LOC123094279 gene encoding receptor-like serine/threonine-protein kinase SD1-8: MRPSQSRHRLLLAFLSVLLLTAPAIADSTLTQQRAIGGGQRLASPGGAFQLGLFSVANNTRWFLGIWFTTSPDAVVWVANRDRPLDASSSGVVALSGRGALVLLDAASNNETIWSSNSSAAVVVRLQDDGNLVLTDAAGAVQWQSFDHPTNTFLSGSRAGQDLRTGAVWSASSWRSTDDPSAGDFRYVMDTRGSPELHVWRKGRKTYRTGPWNGVRFSGCLGMTTFEGLVESQFTHTADEVSYVYRDRVGSPVSRMVLTESGAIQRMVWDNAALVWRVFWSGPRDQCDVYGACGPFGVCNAIGAVVCGCIRGFIPSSPAEWRMRNASGGCARSTALQCGGGDGFYTLRGVKLPETHGCSVDAGGSLAECGRRCLSNCSCTAYAASDIRGGGTGCIQWFGELMDTRFVDDGQDLFVRLAMSDLHLETTKTSKLVVIIAAVITSFALLLLSLGLVIWRKIRQRSKQGNSVQGLKEFKNEVDLIAKLQHRNLVRLLGYCIHCSERILVYEYMSNKSLDTFIFDPRRRATLSWKTRMDIIFGIARGLLYLHQDSRHTMIHRDLKAANVLLDREMVAKISDFGIAKLFSSIGDHQVTERIIGTYGYMSPEYAMDGMVSFMQDVYSFGVLLLEIISGRRNQRSFNLIAHTWGLFEENKSLELLDPAERDSCCPTELEQAATCIQVGLLCVQESPSQRPQMASVIPMLSHQQVPGRPLRPVVCMPVSSLGDLLDVQEDTSGNAELTITNLEGR; the protein is encoded by the exons ATGAGGCCGAGCCAGAGTCGCCACCGGCTCTTGCTCGCTTTTTTGTCCGTGCTACTGCTCACTGCCCCAGCCATCGCCGACAGCACGTTGACGCAACAGAGGGCCATCGGCGGGGGCCAGAGGCTGGCCTCGCCCGGTGGCGCCTTCCAGCTGGGCCTCTTCTCCGTCGCCAACAACACAAGGTGGTTTCTCGGCATATGGTTCACCACCTCCCCGGACGCCGTCGTCTGGGTCGCCAACCGCGATCGCCCCCTCGACGCCTCGTCCTCCGGCGTAGTCGCGCTCAGCGGCCGAGGGGCCCTCGTGCTCCTCGACGCCGCCAGCAATAACGAAACCATCTGGTCGTCCAACTCCTCGGCCGCGGTGGTGGTGCGGCTCCAAGACGACGGCAACCTGGTGCTCACGGACGCGGCCGGCGCCGTCCAGTGGCAAAGCTTCGACCACCCGACCAACACGTTCCTCTCCGGGTCGCGGGCCGGGCAGGACCTCCGGACGGGCGCCGTGTGGTCCGCCTCGTCGTGGCGCAGCACCGACGACCCGTCGGCCGGCGACTTCCGTTACGTGATGGACACCCGGGGCTCGCCGGAGCTGCACGTGTGGAGGAAAGGGCGCAAGACGTACCGGACGGGCCCGTGGAACGGGGTGCGGTTCAGCGGCTGCCTGGGCATGACCACCTTCGAGGGCCTGGTGGAGTCCCAGTTCACCCATACCGCCGACGAGGTCTCGTATGTGTACCGCGACCGCGTCGGCTCACCGGTGTCCCGCATGGTCCTGACCGAGTCCGGCGCGATTCAGCGCATGGTCTGGGACAACGCGGCGCTTGTGTGGAGGGTCTTCTGGTCGGGGCCGAGGGACCAGTGCGACGTCTACGGTGCGTGCGGCCCGTTCGGCGTGTGCAACGCGATCGGCGCCGTGGTGTGCGGCTGCATCAGGGGGTTCATCCCGAGTTCGCCGGCGGAGTGGCGCATGCGGAACGCGTCCGGCGGGTGCGCCCGCAGCACGGCGCTGCAgtgcgggggcggcgacgggttcTACACCCTGCGTGGAGTGAAGCTGCCGGAGACGCACGGCTGCAGCGTGGACGCTGGCGGCTCGCTCGCGGAGTGCGGCCGGAGGTGCCTGTCCAACTGCTCGTGCACGGCGTACGCCGCGTCGGACATCCGTGGCGGCGGGACCGGGTGCATACAGTGGTTCGGCGAGCTCATGGACACGCGCTTCGTCGACGACGGCCAGGATCTATTCGTCAGGCTGGCAATGTCTGACCTTCATCTAG AGACAACCAAGACCAGCAAGCTCGTCGTGATCATCGCCGCGGTGATAACATCATTTGCATTGCTTCTACTATCGCTTGGCCTCGTGATCTGGAGAAAGATCCGGCAGCGCAGTAAGCAAG GAAATAGTGTGCAAGGTCTGAAGGAGTTCAAGAACGAGGTGGACCTGATCGCCAAGCTGCAGCACCGCAACCTCGTACGCCTGCTCGGTTACTGCATCCACTGCTCTGAGAGGATACTGGTCTATGAGTACATGAGCAACAAGAGCTTGGACACCTTCATTTTTG ATCCGAGGAGACGCGCCACCTTGAGCTGGAAGACTAGGATGGACATCATCTTCGGCATTGCCAGAGGGCTTCTCTACCTTCACCAGGACTCGAGGCACACGATGATCCACCGAGATCTCAAGGCGGCCAACGTTCTCCTCGACCGGGAGATGGTGGCCAAGATATCGGATTTCGGAATCGCCAAGCTGTTCAGCAGCATCGGCGACCATCAGGTCACGGAAAGGATTATTGGGACATA TGGTTACATGTCACCCGAGTATGCGATGGATGGCATGGTATCGTTCATGCAGGACGTGTACAGCTTCGGTGTGCTGTTGCTGGAGATCATTAGTGGCAGGAGGAACCAACGAAGTTTCAACCTCATTGCTCAT ACATGGGGGCTATTTGAAGAAAACAAGAGCCTCGAGCTCCTTGACCCCGCCGAGCGGGACAGCTGTTGCCCTACGGAGCTAGAGCAGGCCGCGACATGCATCCAGGTAGGGCTACTGTGCGTTCAAGAGAGCCCGAGCCAACGACCACAAATGGCTTCCGTAATACCCATGTTGTCGCACCAACAGGTGCCGGGACGGCCGCTTCGGCCGGTGGTCTGCATGCCTGTGAGCTCTCTGGGGGATCTTCTGGACGTGCAGGAGGACACGTCCGGCAATGCCGAGCTGACCATCACAAACCTTGAAGGGCGGTAG